Proteins encoded by one window of Labrus bergylta chromosome 2, fLabBer1.1, whole genome shotgun sequence:
- the foxb2 gene encoding forkhead box protein B2: MPRPGKNSYSDQKPPYSYISLTAMAIQNSTEKMLPLSDIYKFIMDRFPYYRENTQRWQNSLRHNLSFNDCFIKIPRRPDQPGKGSFWALHPDCGDMFENGSFLRRRKRFKVLRAEHMACKSSPMMHYFHHHHHHHPGSKLGPASAHHDHSAAQASSMGRLPHFQGYGGITCAQPGGFKHPFAIENIIGRDYKGVMASGLPLTSVMHHLGYPVPPQLSSVVNSMWPHVGMLSESMGGVPVPVPASSEYAPFSVSAKGLYHNASGQTLPAVPVPIKPTPSLGPVPGLTGLQTGPAQLCSPASVMEKSDLLEGKGNPLHPALLLS, encoded by the coding sequence ATGCCTCGTCCTGGGAAGAACTCGTACAGCGACCAGAAGCCTCCATACTCCTACATCTCACTGACAGCGATGGCTATCCAGAACTCAACCGAAAAGATGCTTCCCCTGAGTGACATTTACAAGTTCATCATGGACCGCTTTCCGTATTACCGAGAGAACACGCAGCGGTGGCAGAACTCCCTGAGGCACAACCTCTCCTTCAACGACTGCTTCATCAAGATCCCCCGGCGGCCCGATCAGCCGGGGAAGGGCAGCTTCTGGGCTCTGCACCCGGACTGCGGGGACATGTTTGAGAACGGAAGCTTCCTCAGGAGACGGAAGCGCTTTAAGGTGCTGCGCGCGGAGCACATGGCCTGCAAGAGCTCCCCGATGATGCATTACttccaccatcaccaccaccaccacccggGCAGCAAGCTGGGCCCGGCATCCGCCCATCACGACCACTCGGCCGCGCAGGCCAGCAGCATGGGTCGGCTCCCTCACTTTCAGGGTTATGGGGGGATAACGTGCGCACAGCCCGGCGGGTTCAAACACCCATTCGCGATAGAGAACATTATAGGACGGGACTATAAGGGTGTGATGGCCAGCGGGCTCCCCCTAACCTCAGTCATGCACCACCTTGGTTATCCGGTGCCGCCGCAGCTCAGCAGCGTGGTCAACTCCATGTGGCCGCACGTGGGGATGCTGTCAGAGTCCATGGGGGGCGTGCCCGTGCCCGTGCCGGCATCCTCTGAGTACGCGCCCTTCAGCGTGTCCGCAAAGGGCCTGTACCACAACGCGAGTGGGCAAACCCTGCCCGCCGTCCCAGTGCCGATCAAACCCACCCCGTCCCTGGGGCCCGTGCCCGGCCTGACGGGGCTGCAGACCGGCCCGGCTCAGCTCTGCTCCCCGGCCTCAGTGATGGAGAAAAGTGATCTGCTGGAGGGCAAAGGCAACCCTCTTCACCCAGCTCTCCTGCTGTCCTAA